In Streptomyces chartreusis NRRL 3882, the following are encoded in one genomic region:
- the sbnB gene encoding 2,3-diaminopropionate biosynthesis protein SbnB, which produces MFTFEVVAGEAVRQQLDQHRDEVVDIVERTYRDHQAGETINPDSYFLRFPEKPDSRIIALPALLRADVQLAGIKWIASFPKNVAAGRPRASAVLILNDYETGYPIACLEAANISSARTAASAAVAARALRPEGLAGGRVAVVGGGVIARNICEYLHVVGCRPDTYLVHDIHEPSGKLLAEHLNERGRTARFTPDLDEALDADVVVFATTALEPYVTRSFRPGQLVLNVSLRDLAPEVVLGAHNILDDVDHCLKANTSPHLAEQLVGNRDFVDGTLADVLNGDVTVDGSKPVIFSPFGLGVLDLAVGAYALDKARAAGQTTAIPGFFGETSRW; this is translated from the coding sequence GTGTTCACATTCGAAGTCGTCGCCGGTGAGGCAGTGCGACAGCAGTTGGACCAGCACCGCGACGAGGTCGTGGACATCGTCGAGCGCACTTACCGGGACCACCAGGCCGGCGAGACCATCAACCCGGACAGCTACTTCCTGCGCTTCCCCGAGAAGCCGGACTCGCGCATCATCGCGCTCCCCGCGCTGCTGCGGGCCGATGTGCAGCTCGCCGGCATCAAGTGGATAGCCAGCTTCCCCAAGAACGTGGCCGCCGGCCGGCCCAGGGCCTCCGCCGTCCTGATCCTCAACGACTACGAGACCGGCTATCCCATCGCCTGTCTGGAAGCCGCCAACATCAGCTCCGCGCGCACCGCCGCATCCGCCGCCGTGGCGGCCCGGGCCCTGCGCCCCGAGGGGCTCGCCGGCGGCCGGGTCGCGGTCGTGGGCGGTGGGGTCATCGCCCGCAACATCTGCGAGTACCTCCACGTCGTCGGCTGCCGGCCGGACACCTACCTGGTGCACGACATCCACGAGCCCTCGGGCAAGTTGCTGGCCGAGCACCTGAACGAGCGGGGCCGGACCGCCCGGTTCACACCGGACCTGGACGAGGCCCTGGACGCGGACGTCGTGGTGTTCGCGACCACGGCCCTGGAACCGTACGTCACCCGGTCCTTCCGCCCGGGCCAACTGGTGCTGAACGTCTCGCTGCGCGATCTGGCCCCCGAGGTGGTCCTGGGCGCGCACAACATCCTCGACGACGTGGACCACTGCCTGAAGGCCAACACCTCGCCGCACCTGGCGGAACAGCTCGTGGGCAACCGGGACTTCGTCGACGGCACCCTGGCCGACGTCCTGAACGGCGACGTCACCGTGGACGGGAGCAAGCCGGTGATCTTCTCACCCTTCGGGCTCGGCGTGCTCGACCTCGCCGTCGGGGCCTATGCGCTCGACAAGGCGCGGGCAGCGGGGCAGACCACGGCAATCCCCGGTTTCTTCGGCGAGACCAGCCGGTGGTGA